The following proteins are encoded in a genomic region of Hoeflea phototrophica DFL-43:
- a CDS encoding BtpA/SgcQ family protein: protein MKNFKRVFGSGKPVIGMVHLGALPGSPLHDREAGLEGLVAAARADLVALQAAGFDAVMFGNENDRPYEFDVDTASTATMAYVIGQLRNEITAPFGVNVLWDPMSSIALAAATGAQFVREIFTGTYASDMGPWTPDAGKAMRYRDRLCRGDLAMLYNVSAEFADSLDRRPLADRARSAVFSSIPDAVLVSGQITGEAAALSDLEAVKKALPDTPVLANTGVKHATIADVLAVADGCVIGSALKIDGDTWKAIDPNRAQDLMDRARAARGGV from the coding sequence TTGAAAAACTTTAAGCGCGTTTTCGGATCCGGCAAGCCGGTCATTGGCATGGTTCACCTTGGCGCCTTGCCGGGCTCTCCGCTTCACGACCGCGAGGCCGGGCTTGAAGGGCTGGTTGCCGCCGCTCGCGCCGATCTTGTGGCGCTTCAGGCTGCCGGATTTGACGCCGTCATGTTCGGCAATGAGAACGACCGGCCCTACGAATTTGACGTCGATACCGCATCGACGGCCACCATGGCCTATGTCATCGGGCAATTGCGCAACGAGATCACGGCTCCCTTCGGCGTCAATGTGCTGTGGGATCCGATGAGCTCGATCGCGCTTGCCGCCGCCACCGGTGCGCAGTTCGTGCGCGAAATCTTCACCGGAACCTATGCCAGCGACATGGGTCCCTGGACGCCGGATGCCGGCAAGGCGATGCGCTACCGGGATCGTCTGTGCCGGGGCGACCTTGCCATGCTCTACAATGTCTCGGCAGAGTTTGCCGACAGCCTCGACCGGCGGCCGCTTGCCGACCGGGCCCGCAGTGCCGTGTTCTCCTCTATCCCGGATGCGGTGCTGGTGTCCGGCCAGATCACCGGCGAAGCCGCGGCCCTGTCCGATCTTGAAGCCGTCAAGAAGGCGTTGCCCGACACGCCGGTGCTGGCCAATACAGGTGTCAAGCACGCCACCATCGCCGATGTGCTTGCGGTCGCGGATGGCTGTGTCATAGGTTCGGCGCTGAAGATCGACGGCGACACCTGGAAGGCGATTGATCCCAATCGCGCCCAGGACCTGATGGACCGGGCCCGAGCTGCACGGGGTGGTGTGTGA
- a CDS encoding M42 family metallopeptidase translates to MRQQLREDLYDLMMTPGLSGHEERVAKLIRSRLSDAGVASRVDRMGNVIASFNGDLAIPSVMIFTHMDQLGFFVRKIENDGLIRVERMGGVSERAMAAQAVTLCVGEGRDVPGIIMNKAHHATSPDEKYKVVTTPDIRIDTGHGSKQAVEAAGVKIGTPVVYQPRIFELAGDRVAGTSVDDRAGCAALIEIARGLAKREGTGPTVHVVFSVQEEFNLRGALVAAQALKPDIAIQIDLMLATDTPDMAERGEMRLGGGPGISLYSFHGRGTLNGVIPHPAMVRLFEQTAEDLAMPLQRSAQVGVLTDLSYVQLVGEGVASIDIGFPMRHSHSAVECCDLGDVEAMTRLALAAIAGIGPDFKLTREI, encoded by the coding sequence ATGCGGCAACAGTTGCGTGAAGATCTTTACGATCTGATGATGACGCCGGGCCTTTCCGGCCATGAGGAGCGGGTGGCAAAGTTGATCCGATCAAGGCTCTCGGACGCTGGCGTTGCAAGCCGGGTGGACCGGATGGGCAATGTGATCGCCAGCTTTAACGGCGATCTGGCGATCCCTTCGGTGATGATCTTCACTCACATGGACCAGCTCGGCTTCTTTGTGCGCAAGATCGAGAATGACGGGTTGATCCGGGTCGAGCGCATGGGTGGCGTGTCGGAACGCGCGATGGCTGCGCAGGCGGTGACACTCTGCGTGGGCGAAGGCCGGGACGTGCCGGGCATCATCATGAACAAGGCGCATCACGCGACCTCACCGGATGAGAAATACAAGGTGGTGACAACGCCGGATATCCGGATCGACACCGGTCATGGTTCAAAGCAGGCAGTGGAAGCGGCGGGGGTGAAGATCGGGACGCCGGTGGTCTATCAACCGCGGATCTTCGAGCTGGCAGGCGACCGGGTGGCAGGAACCTCGGTCGATGACCGGGCCGGATGCGCGGCCCTTATCGAGATCGCGCGCGGCCTTGCCAAGCGTGAAGGGACAGGGCCGACAGTGCATGTGGTCTTCAGCGTGCAGGAAGAGTTCAATCTGCGCGGCGCGCTGGTGGCGGCTCAGGCGCTCAAACCCGACATCGCGATCCAGATCGACCTGATGCTTGCCACCGATACGCCGGATATGGCTGAGCGCGGCGAGATGCGGCTTGGCGGTGGCCCCGGTATCAGCCTTTATTCATTTCATGGCCGCGGCACGCTTAACGGGGTGATCCCGCATCCGGCAATGGTTAGGCTCTTCGAACAGACCGCCGAGGATCTGGCAATGCCGTTGCAGCGCTCGGCGCAGGTCGGCGTATTGACCGATCTGTCCTATGTCCAACTGGTGGGAGAAGGCGTCGCCTCCATCGATATCGGCTTTCCAATGCGGCATTCGCATTCGGCGGTTGAATGCTGCGACCTGGGCGATGTCGAAGCCATGACCCGGCTCGCGCTTGCCGCAATCGCCGGTATAGGCCCCGACTTCAAGCTGACCCGGGAGATCTGA